CCGCGAGGCCCGCTCGGCCTCGAGGCTGTGTGCCAGCCCATCAGCCTGATCCTGCTGCCGCTGGCACTGCTGCTCCAGCCTGCgcacctctgcctgcagcgcctGCAGCTCTGAACTTGCTGCTGCCATTTTCCCAGCAGCCCCGGACTCGGCTCCTGAGCTGGAAGTGCCTTCACtggtggctggcccaggagactgctgcttctcctttcccttctcagCAAGCTGCTCCTTCAGCTGCTCCACAGTCTGCTGAAGCTGCCCCAGCTCTGTTCTCTGGGCTGCCTCCTGGTCACGAAGCTTGGCCAGCTCTTTGTCTTTGCCTTCCTTTTCTGCAACGGCTTGGGCCAACGCCTCCTGCAGGGCAGCAAATGCCACCCGCCGCTCGTTCAGGGCATTCTGCAAGCGCATCTCCAACTCTGCCTTGGCTGCCttctccagggccaggtcagcCTGGGCCCGGCCCCGCTCCTGTGTCAGCCGTGCCACCTCCCTCTCCTGCTGCCCAcgttcctcctgctgctgtccctggctCTCCATCAGCGCAGCGCGCAGCCTTTCTAGCTCACTGCCCATCTGCTCAGCCTCCCGCTCCATGGCCTGCAGTGCTGCCTGTGTGCTGCAGAACGGCCGGCCCTGCTGCTCCTCCGGCCACTCGGACTCTTGGTCTCCTGCCTTCGGGGACTCCTTGAGCAGCTCTCGAGTTGCTGTTTCCTGCTGCTCACCTGCCTTGCGGACCAAGGTCTCCAGGCGGGCTACCTCCTTGCTGGTGGAAGCCATCTTCTCCTGCAGAGCGGAGAGGTCGTCCGCAAGCTTCTGGGCCCTCACCTCCTTCTCCTGGACCTGTTGGTTGGCTCTGGCCAggctggcctggagctgggcaAGTTCATTCTGCTGCTGGCTCATCTGGAGCTCGCTGCGGGCCTCTACACCTGCCGCCTTCTCCTTTGCTTCCTGCAACTCCTGGCGGGCCTTCTCGCATTCCTCCTTCAGGGCCAGCAGCTGCTCCTGGTACACGGCGCCATGCTGCGCCTCCTCCCGCTGGCTGGCCTCACAGCGCTCCCGCCAGGTGGCAGCCTCCTTGCTGAGCTGCTCACATGCACCCTCGGCCCTGTGCTGGGAGGCCTTGGTCTCCGCCAGCTCCTGCCGCAGGGCTTCCACCTCAGCCTGGTGGCTCTCCCCGAGCTGCTGCAGCCGGGCCTCCAGGCCTTGGCGCTCGgccttctcctcctccagctgttcccgctcctgctgctgctgctcctgcaggtgTCGTGCCTCCGCCTGCAGCTCTGAGACGCAGCGCTGCTGCTCCACCAGGGTCTCGGCGACCCTGCGCTTCTCCTCCTCGAGGCTGCTCTGGGTGACCCTCAGGGACTCCTCCAGCACCCACAGCTGCTCCTGGAGCTGCTCCTTCTCCTgcattgctctttctctctcggtGGCTTTCTCATGCTCAGATCTCAGCTGGGCCTCGAGCTCAGCCACCTGGGCCCGGGCCTCACACTGCTCCCGGTGAGCTGCCTCAACGCGAGCCTCGAGCTCCTCCACcttttggctcagccctgccttcTCCTGCTGAGCCTGCGTCACTAAGCTCTGGGCACCCTCGCGGGCTTCATTAGCAGCTTGAAGTTGCTGTTGCAGAGCCTCCAGCTCAGCAGCCTTTTCCTTTCCCAGGGCCTCCAGCTGCTGGAGAGCTGTATCCCGCTCCCTTGCAGAGGCCTCTCGCTCCTCGGCAGCCCTGGCCAGCTGCTGGCCATGGGCCTGCAAGGCTGTCTCCTGCTCCTTGGCGGCCACCTCCAACTGCTGCTCCTTCTGCTTCAAGCTgccactcagctgctccacctgctgaTGGAGGCCCTGCACTGTTTGCTCTTGCTGCTGGAGGGTCTGTGTGAGCTGAGCCTGCTCCATCTGGGCCTTCTGCTTCAGGGTGGCCAGCTCTTGGTCCCGCTGCTGGAGGGTGGCCTGGAGTGTGGTGTGCTCTGAGGTCAAAGAGGCCACCTGGGCACTCAGTCGGGCCCCCTCAGCCTGGGAAgcctgctccagctcctccttGGCCTGGCGGAGGTTGGAGATGGAACCCTGCAGGTCAGCAATCAGACTGGCCAACTGCTGCTTCTCTTCTTCAAAGCGGCCCCGCTCGGACAGCAGCTGTGTTTcctgctggccctgctcagtctccAGCTTCTCCACCCTGGCCTGGAGCTGCGTGTTGTGTGCAGCCAGCGAGGCCACCTCCTGCTTCAGGGTTTCTACCTGGTGGGACAGAGACAAGGGAGGGTCAGTGTAGTAGCTGACTGCCGACCACCAGGGCCCCCAGGCAGTGGCTGCTTCTGTGGGCTCTCACCTGCAGGGCATCACTGAGCACCTCGCCCTTCTCCTGGTGGGGGTTGTCCCGCAGCTGGGCCACATGCTCCTCCAGCTGTGACAGCTTTCCCcgaagaatttcattcttctcttCAAGGCATTTCTGGGAGTAAATAAGAGCCATGTGAAGAGGTGGAAGAGGAACCAGATTCCCTTACGGTCCCTCAGCAACATCAACACAACCCCCACAGCTCATGACGGAGCCTGCTCTACCACAGGCCAAAGGAAAATcttgcaaaaccaggagcctggacctgaAAGACCTGACCTTTTAGCCCTAATTCTAGAATGGAATTCAGTCTTACAGTGAACTGTTTATTTCTCCAAGTCTTGAACCCCAGATTATCTAAACCAACAGCAGTTCAAAAATATGCATTGGGCATCATTAGGAGTGGCAGCCCCTGCCCTATACCCACTTCCCTCTGGCACTCAGCCAGGCACTGTCCCGGGTGCAACTTCTCCATGGCTATTCCCATCCCCAAGTCTCGGGGTGTTTACGGGGCAGAACCTGAAACCCAGATGTGAAGGGCACTGCAGGAGGGCTACCTGGTCAATCAGTGGCAGAGTCAGGTTCTGATGGATAGCAATCAGAATAGTAAATAATTCAGCGAGAACCCAACACCATTAGGTGCTTTGTATACATAATTTCCCAATGGTCATGAGGCAGATGCTCATTAGCCCCATTTCAGGAACAGAAGCTTAGGGACAGATTGTTGGTCACTGGCAGGGGCAGGATTCACGGGTGGAGTGACCCAGGCCTCGCCTCTATCCAGTATAGCACATGACCAGACCTTGAAGGGAAGGTAGCTGAACGCCTGTGTGTGGAAGAGTAGAGCACTAAACTCAGATGTGAGCCCTGAGCACCTGGGGCCAACTGGGGCCTGCCTCCCCGCGGGCGCCTACCTTGTCCTGCAGGGCTGTGCTGAGCTCCTTTTCCAGGCGGGCCTGTTTCTCCAGCCAGTCCTGGGTAGCCTTGCTATGTTCCTCGGTCAACTCATTGAGGGCCCCCTGTAGCTGCTGCAGGTGACTGGCAAACTCCCGCAGCTGAGACAGACAAACAGGGATCGCTATAATCCAGGGCCACCACTGCcgccatcactgctgtctgctCCCTGCACCCGGGGGCCGGACGTTCTCCATGATCTTTCCAACCCCACTCAACCCAGTCACTGCAAATCATACCTCCAGTTCAGCACCACATGTCAAAATTCAGGGCTGCAACCCAGGAAGTGGGCAAAGCATGCCGGCCTCTGGGGAGACTGAAGCCCAAGACAGGTCTCAGGCCAGATGGTCTTTGCAGCGCTCTCCTGATGCCTCCAGTCCTGAACACACCCAGTACGGCCGAGACCCCCAGTCACCTTAAAGGACAGGTCCCCGTTCTCCTCTGAAAGCTGGCTGATCTTGCGATCCATCTGGCCTTTCTCGGTCCTCAGGTCCTGGCATTGCTTCAGCGTCTCATGCAGCCGCACAGTGAGGCTGTGAAGGAGAGGGGGCAGTGAGAGGGGCAAACGGCCCTTCCTGGGGGCGGGTGGGCGGTCAGAGAGGCAGGGACAGTGCACCTCTCGTTCTTGCCTCGCAGCTCCTCGAGCTCCTGGGGCTCCGGCGGGCTGGCTGCCTGCTTCTCATTGAGCAGAGTCAGGCGGTCGATGCGCTGCTGCATCACGGCAATCTGGGCATCTGGCTCGGGGTGAGGTTGGGGAGGACAGTCAGCCCAGAGCCACTGGGAGAGGGTGGCGGGATGGAAGTCTACGGTGCCCGAAAGAAGGAGGATCATGGGGCAAGGCCAGAAATCGGCATCCAGCTCAGCTGGGTCCTAGGCCCGGGCCATGGTTCTAGACTCCATGGTCCTCAGAGGGGGGGACAAGACAGGAGGTGAGGCTGTCATCCAGTGCTAGTCTGATGAAATCCCGGATGCCATGTGCCACACTCCTCTACTCCGGGTCAGGCACCCACCCTTTTCGGTGAGGAGCTTGCGGTTCTccgccagctccagctccagctcgtCCCTGTTACTTCTCTCATCTGCCAGCTGCTTCTTCAGCCGTCTCATCTGGAACTGTGGGGTCTGCAGGATGTCGCCCATGGGGGAGGCTGGGGAACCTGAGAGGAAGCTGAGGGGGAGACAGTCCAGAACCCTGGTAAGAGCCTCATCTGGGAGGCCGGCAGCACctggcagggatggggcagggcgCTCCGGGTTCTGTCTGCAGCACTTTCTCATGCCTTGGGATGTGACTTGAAGAGAAAaccccttctcccttccccatgCCTTGATTTCTTTGTTGAGAAAGCAAACAaaggtgatatatatatatatttttttttttttctgcagagcTACCCAGAGAAGACCTGCTGGCTCTGCTCAGTCTCCAGCTTCTCCACCCTGGCCTGAAGCTGCGTGTTGTGAGCTACCTAGAGTAGGGATCTGATGGCAAAATCTAGCAAAGGACATTCATCACAGAAATCTGCCAGAACAGATGCCAACCAATTCCCCAGTAAGCACTGCACCCAGATACCCACAGGCTCCACACTTGGTGCTGCTGTGAAGGGCCAggtggctgctcagcttccagatGTCAGCATGTGCAAAGGGGTTACATGCTGAGACCCTCAGCCCAGGAGAGGCCCACCACGTACTTGTTCCCACTGGAAGACGAGGAGGCAACCTTCTGCAGCTCTAGGAAGCGAACCTCCCTcttggcctggtggctgggtGGGGAGAGCTCTTCACAGGCGACAGAACAGGTGGAAAGGATGGGAACTGGAGATGAGAAGTCGATAATTCCAGAGGTGTTAGGAGGTAAGCAGATCTGCATCTGCGTGCAGTCTGAGGACTTGCTGAGTGGAAACGGCTCTGCAGACACTCAACGTGAGCTACAGAGGGAGTCAGTCGGCAGTGCCTGAACCCAGTGTCCCCCCACAGGACCAGGACACCTGTCTTGCCCTCATGTTCTGAAACTTGTTATTATTAAAGCATAAAAAGCAGGgccaggcactgtgacacagagGATAAAGCCACCGcctacaatgttggcatcccatttgggtgctagttcatgtcctgactgctccacttccaatccagtgcacTGACAGGTTCCCTAGACTGGaaagagcagaagaggatggcccaaatatttgggcccctgccatcacgtgggagactcagaagaagctcctggctttagcctggtccgatgctgaccactgcagccacctggggagtgaagcagtggatggaagatcagatCTCACTCTCCCACATTCTCTgtctgtaaataaatacatctttttaaaaatgtaaataaaaatagagtGAGCATTGTGGAGCAATAGACCAGGCTGCTACCTATGACATGGGCAGCCCATATTGGAGCACAGATTCAAGTTCCTACTGCTCTacctccaacccagttccctggtaatTTATCTACGACAAGCAGTATAAGACGGCCtaagtacttggtcccctgcaACCCAAGAGGGAAATTCAACAGGAatactgggttcctggctttttttaaaaaatatgtatttatttttattaaaaaggtggattttacagagaggagagacagagaaagatcttccatccattggttcactccccaagtggctacaatggccagagatgccaagtgggatcctggtgcttagaaAGGGAGGAGTGCCAATCGCGCCCGGGCGCCTGGgcacctggctgtggcctggccagccctggttgttgtaggcatttgggaagtgtgtCAATGGCTGGAAGGTATCTTTTCCTGGCTCTCCCTTTCTGTTATtctaaccattttttttctttcttttttcttttttaaatagactcattcattttattggacagatctacagagagaaggcgagagaaagatctttcatctgctagttcactcatcaagtggccacaacagctggaactgagctgacctgaagccaggagcttcttccaggtctcccacatgggtgcaaagtcccaaggttttgggccatcttcctttgctctcccaagccacaaactgggagctggatgggtagtggagcagctggggcatgaaccatatgggatcccagcacactcaaggtgaggatttagacactgagccatggGCACCAGGCTCCATCCTATCTTTTAAATAGGTGAACTTTAACAAGCAATACAGTAGGTGTCCAtaggggtgtgtgggtgtgtgtgtcacTCAAGGACCTCAGGGAGTGCCTAtgggtggccacaatggcttatAACTAACTCAGCTTCCCTTGGGCTGGCATCAAGGGGAAGCCCCACAGGGATTAAGAAGGTGGCAGAAGGGCCCCGACCAACTCCCACCATCCTTCTCAGTTCAGGAGCCCAGCAGTTCCCAGTTCAGATGAGATATACTCAGGGGCATGTCCCTACTCACCTTTCAGCAGAAAGCTCTCTAGATCCTCATTAAGGTTTAGCCCATCCTCGTGGTCCAGCATGAACTTAAGAATGACGGCTAACTCAGCCTGGGCCACGGAGAAAGGAAGGGATCATCACTTCAGTGACACTAGAGACAGCTGCAGAGGCTCTGGCCTGGCAGCACGAgcaccaggagcctgcagctcccagccaGGCACTGTGGACTAGAGCCATGTGCACCCCGCCCCTTCTCCCATCCTGTCCAACTTTGACCACAGGAATGGGCAAGGAAAATGGCTGCAGTCAAAACCTTTAACAGACAACTTGACTGGCCTCTTCCAGACGACCCAATCAGGAGAAAGAAGGCAATCGGTGGAGCAGCAGTTTCATGCAGAAACAACAGcggcacacacacagccacacacacagccagacaCAGTGCAATTCAATGAGAGTGTCCCAGTAAAGAAGGCCCTGGAAGCACACGCCCTGTGAGCAGTCAGCACTATCTCCTGGAATGAGATTATCTCTTTCTTTGTGCTTTTCTAAGACTTCTTCCCAGATTCTCTCTAATGCACAGCTGTGAGCAGTATAACCACCTTTTGAAGAATAGTATATACTCTGTGAAGACAGGCAGATGAGGGAGGTAGAGCCCAAGCGAAGCCCGCCAGGCAGGTAGAGGCACAGAGCTCACCTGGATCTTGTATTCAAACTGTTCCCAGTCCCTGAGACTTCGGGAGCTCATGGTGAAGTGGTACAAGAGCAGCATGGTCACCTAGAAGTCAAACGGGGCAGTTGCTGAGTGAGGCACTCTTCTCCGTGGGACAATGAGCCTTTCAGGAGACGCTGCTGACTCTTCTAGAAGTCAGCAGCCCCCGGCTGCCATCCTTA
The sequence above is a segment of the Ochotona princeps isolate mOchPri1 chromosome 4, mOchPri1.hap1, whole genome shotgun sequence genome. Coding sequences within it:
- the NUMA1 gene encoding nuclear mitotic apparatus protein 1, encoding MTLQASRATALLSWVNSLRVAGPVESVPQLQDGNVFVRIINSLHSTEEGQQILQQPVPERLAFVCSFLQKNRKQPASTECLVSMQKMMEGSELELAKVTMLLLYHFTMSSRSLRDWEQFEYKIQAELAVILKFMLDHEDGLNLNEDLESFLLKVPILSTCSVACEELSPPSHQAKREVRFLELQKVASSSSSGNNFLSGSPASPMGDILQTPQFQMRRLKKQLADERSNRDELELELAENRKLLTEKDAQIAVMQQRIDRLTLLNEKQAASPPEPQELEELRGKNESLTVRLHETLKQCQDLRTEKGQMDRKISQLSEENGDLSFKLREFASHLQQLQGALNELTEEHSKATQDWLEKQARLEKELSTALQDKKCLEEKNEILRGKLSQLEEHVAQLRDNPHQEKGEVLSDALQVETLKQEVASLAAHNTQLQARVEKLETEQGQQETQLLSERGRFEEEKQQLASLIADLQGSISNLRQAKEELEQASQAEGARLSAQVASLTSEHTTLQATLQQRDQELATLKQKAQMEQAQLTQTLQQQEQTVQGLHQQVEQLSGSLKQKEQQLEVAAKEQETALQAHGQQLARAAEEREASARERDTALQQLEALGKEKAAELEALQQQLQAANEAREGAQSLVTQAQQEKAGLSQKVEELEARVEAAHREQCEARAQVAELEAQLRSEHEKATERERAMQEKEQLQEQLWVLEESLRVTQSSLEEEKRRVAETLVEQQRCVSELQAEARHLQEQQQQEREQLEEEKAERQGLEARLQQLGESHQAEVEALRQELAETKASQHRAEGACEQLSKEAATWRERCEASQREEAQHGAVYQEQLLALKEECEKARQELQEAKEKAAGVEARSELQMSQQQNELAQLQASLARANQQVQEKEVRAQKLADDLSALQEKMASTSKEVARLETLVRKAGEQQETATRELLKESPKAGDQESEWPEEQQGRPFCSTQAALQAMEREAEQMGSELERLRAALMESQGQQQEERGQQEREVARLTQERGRAQADLALEKAAKAELEMRLQNALNERRVAFAALQEALAQAVAEKEGKDKELAKLRDQEAAQRTELGQLQQTVEQLKEQLAEKGKEKQQSPGPATSEGTSSSGAESGAAGKMAAASSELQALQAEVRRLEQQCQRQQDQADGLAHSLEAERASRAGQEKAMEALQGLLEEKTQELGRSQGSLASAQRELATLRAQAQDHSKAEEEWKAQVARGRQEADRKNSFISSLEEEVSILNRQILEKEGESKELKRLVVAESEKSQKLEERLRLLQAETASNSARAAERSSALREEVQSLREEGEKQRVASESLRQELASQAERAEELGQELKAWQEKFFQKEQALSALQLEHTSTQALVSELLPAKHLCQQLQAEQAAAEKRHREELEQSKQAAASLRAELLRVQRELGELGPLRQKVAEQERAAQQLRAEKASYAEQLSMLKKAHGLLAEENRGLGERANIGRQFLEVELDQAREKYVQDLAAVRADAEARLAEMQREAQSTARELEVMTAKYEGAKAKVLEERQRFQEERQKLTAQVEQLELFQRDQTKQVEELSKKLADFDQTNKMQQQKLKAFQAQGGESQQEVQRLQAQLTELQAQLSQKEQAAEHYKLQMEKAKTHYDAKKQQNQELQEQLRGLEQLQKENKELRAEAERLGRELQQAGLKTKEAEQTCRHLTAQVRSLEAQVAHADQQLRDLGKSQVATDVLKSREPQAKPPLDLSIDSLDLSCEEGSPLSITSKLPRTQPDGTSVPAEPASPISQRLPPKVESLESLYFTPIPARGQPPLESSLDSLGDVFLDSSRKTRSARRRTTQIINITMTKKLDVEESDSANSSFYSTQSAPAAQAGLRATSSSQSLARLGSPDDGSAALLGLPGYRPTTRSSARRSQAGVSSGAPPGRNSFYMGTCQDEPEQLDDWNRIAELQQRNRVCPPHLKTCYPLESRPSLSLGTITDEEMKTGDPQETLRRASMQPTQIAEGTGITTRQQRKRVSLETHQGPGTPESKKATSCFPRPMTPRDRHEGRRQSTAEVPKKAAPVKQADRRQSMAFSILNTPKKLGTSLLRRGASKKLPAKASPTTRGGTRRSPRIATTTASAAIATTTPRAKGKAKH